From Streptomyces sp. NBC_01551:
CCTTCCTGTCCGCCTTCGTGGCGGTTTCGCTCGGCACCGTCTTCGGCATCATCGCCGGCTACTTCGGCGGCTGGGTCGACGCCGCGATCAGCCGCGTCATGGACCTCCTGCTGGCCTTCCCGCAGCTGCTGTTCATCATCGCGCTGATCTCCGTCATCCCGGGCAAGCTGTGGGGCTTCGAGGGCTCGGGCCTGCGCATCGCCGTACTGGTCCTGGTCATCGGCTTCTTCGGATGGCCGTACATCGGACGCATCGTCCGCGGCCAGACCCTGTCGCTGCGCGAACGGGAGTACGTCGAGGCCGCCCGCAGCCTGGGCGCGGGCCGGACGTACATCCTCTTCCGCGAGCTGCTCCCGAACCTGGTGGCGCCGATCACCGTCTACACGACGCTGATGATCCCCACCAACGTGCTGACCGAGGCCGCGCTGAGCTTCCTCGGGGTGGGCGTCAAGCCGCCCACCCCGTCCTGGGGCGAGACGCTCTCGACGGCCGTGCGGACCTACGAGGACGATCCGCTCTTCATGATCTTCCCCGGCGTGGCGATCTTCATCACCGTGCTGGCCTTCAACCTCTTCGGCGACGGCGTCCGTGACGCCCTCGACCCGAAGGGATCCCGCTAGCCACAGGCGCCTGCCGCACGGCACGGCGAATCCTCAGGGAAAACCGCAGGGAACACCGCAGGTAACCGGAACTCGGCATCGAAGCCGGAACTACAACGGAGGGTTGCGAGCATCGTGACTACCCATCGCACGTCGAAGCGCAGACTGGCCGCCGGCACGGCCGTCGTGCTCGCGGCCATGCTGACCGCGACCGCCTGTGGCGGCGACGACACCAAGAAGGACGAGGGCAAGGCCGGCGCCAGCGGCTTCAACGCGGGTATCGGCAAGGTCGCCAACGCGTCGGACAAGAAGGGCGGCGAGCTCAAGTTCGTCGGTACCCAGGAAGCCGACTCGTGGGACCCGCAGCGCGGTTACTACGGCTTCATGTGGGACTTCGCCCGCTACTACACCCGCCAGCTGGTCAGCTTCAAGCCGGCCCCCGGTGGTGAGAGCACCGAGCTCGTTCCCGACCTCGCCGCAGGCAAGGCCGAGATCAGCGACGGCGGCAAGACCTACAAGTACACCCTGAAGGACAACGTGACCTGGGAGGACGGCTCGCCCGTCACCGCCCAGGACATCAAGTACGGCATCGAGCGCACCTGGGCCCAGGACGTCATCTCCGGCGGCCCGGTCTACCTGATGCAGGTCCTCGACCCGAAGACCGAGTACAAGGGTCCGTACAAGGACGAGACCCCGGACAAGCTCGGCCTCAAGGCGATCGAGACCCCGGACGCGAAGACCATCGTCTTCAAGCTCCCGCAGCCCAACGGCGACTTCGAGCAGATGCTCGCCATGCCGGCCGCGAGCCCGGTCAAGAAGGAGAAGGACACCGCGGCCAAGTACGGCCTGAAGCCCTTCTCCAACGGCCCGTACAAGATCGACTCGTACGAGCCCAACAAGGTCATGAAGCTCTCGCGCAACGAGAACTGGAAGCCCGAGTCGGACACCATCCGCAAGGCGCTCCCGGACTCCATCTCGGTCACGTTCATGGCGAACGCGGACGACATGGACAAGCGCCTGATGAACGGCGAGTTCGACCTCGACATCAACGCGACCGGCATCGGCCAGGCGGCCCGCGCCACCGCGCTGAAGGACCACAAGGCGAACCTGGACAACGGCCAGACCGGCTTCATCCGCTACGCGGTCTTCCCGCAGACGGTCGCCCCGTTCGACAACATCGACTGCCGCAAGGCCGTCATCTACGCGGCCGACCACAAGTCGCTGCAGACCGCCCGCGGCGGCCCGCAGGCCGGTGGCGACATCGCCCCCAACATGCTGCCGCTGGGTGTCAAGGGCTCCGACGCCTCCTACGACCCGTACGAGGTCCTGAAGAACGACGGCAAGCCGAACGTCGAGAAGGCCAAGGAGCACCTCAAGGCCTGCGGCAAGCCCGAGGGCTTCAAGACCACCATCGCGGTCCGCAACAACAAGCCGGTCGAGGTCGCCACGGCCGTCTCGCTGCAGAACGCCCTGAAGCAGGTCGGCATCGAGGCCGAGGTCGACCAGTTCGACGGCGCCCAGACCTCCGGGATCATCGGTTCGCCGAAGGTCGTCAAGGAGAAGGGCTACGGCATCATCATCATGGGCTGGGGCGCCGACTTCCCGACCGGTCAGGGCTTCTCCCAGCCGCTGGTCGACGGCCGCTTCATCCTGCAGAGCGGTAACAACAACTTCTCCGAGCTGAACGACCCGGCGGTCAACGGCCTGTTCGACCAGGCCATCGCGGAGACGGACCCGGCCAAGGCCGGCGACATCTACAAGCAGATGAACCAGAAGGTCTCCGAGGCCGCGGTCTACCTGCCCTTCGTCT
This genomic window contains:
- a CDS encoding ABC transporter permease codes for the protein MTAPLHDTSAAEPAAVAAPESPQKAIEGRSPWKIAWSRLKRDKVALAGGVIVLLLILVALFAPLIVKAFGHPPEELHEDLLDPLLGLPAGDWGGMNGDFLLGIEPVNGRDVFSRIVYGARISLLVAFLSAFVAVSLGTVFGIIAGYFGGWVDAAISRVMDLLLAFPQLLFIIALISVIPGKLWGFEGSGLRIAVLVLVIGFFGWPYIGRIVRGQTLSLREREYVEAARSLGAGRTYILFRELLPNLVAPITVYTTLMIPTNVLTEAALSFLGVGVKPPTPSWGETLSTAVRTYEDDPLFMIFPGVAIFITVLAFNLFGDGVRDALDPKGSR
- a CDS encoding ABC transporter substrate-binding protein: MTTHRTSKRRLAAGTAVVLAAMLTATACGGDDTKKDEGKAGASGFNAGIGKVANASDKKGGELKFVGTQEADSWDPQRGYYGFMWDFARYYTRQLVSFKPAPGGESTELVPDLAAGKAEISDGGKTYKYTLKDNVTWEDGSPVTAQDIKYGIERTWAQDVISGGPVYLMQVLDPKTEYKGPYKDETPDKLGLKAIETPDAKTIVFKLPQPNGDFEQMLAMPAASPVKKEKDTAAKYGLKPFSNGPYKIDSYEPNKVMKLSRNENWKPESDTIRKALPDSISVTFMANADDMDKRLMNGEFDLDINATGIGQAARATALKDHKANLDNGQTGFIRYAVFPQTVAPFDNIDCRKAVIYAADHKSLQTARGGPQAGGDIAPNMLPLGVKGSDASYDPYEVLKNDGKPNVEKAKEHLKACGKPEGFKTTIAVRNNKPVEVATAVSLQNALKQVGIEAEVDQFDGAQTSGIIGSPKVVKEKGYGIIIMGWGADFPTGQGFSQPLVDGRFILQSGNNNFSELNDPAVNGLFDQAIAETDPAKAGDIYKQMNQKVSEAAVYLPFVYDKTITWRSTRLTNAYTSDAYNGRYDYASLGVVK